The following DNA comes from Henckelia pumila isolate YLH828 unplaced genomic scaffold, ASM3356847v2 CTG_461:::fragment_3, whole genome shotgun sequence.
GAAAAGAGAATGGAAGCACTGATGATAAGCTTGAGCATTTTTTCTCTTCTGGTTTTCCTTTTCATTCTGTACGAGCTTGCTGCTCAAACAAGAGATCAATGTTGCTACCTTCTGCATTTCGAGTGCCACAAACCTTCAAATGACAGAAAAATCAGCACAAAATTCTGCGGCGACATCATTACTCGAAACAAAAAACTTGGCCTCCAAGAGCACCAGTTCCTCTTGCGTGCCATTGTGAATTCAGGGATAGGAGAAGACACTTACGGCCCAAGAAACATCATCGAGGGACGAGAAAATTCCCCGACTCTTCGTGATGGGATTCTTGAGATGGATGAGTTCTTCATCCAGACACTAGACCAGCTGTTTCAGAAGACGAATGTTTCGCCACGAGAAATCGACCTACTTGTCGTGAACGTAGCTTTACTTGCTCCAATCCCTTCTCTGACATCGAGAATCATAAACCGTTATAAAATGAGGCATGATGTAAAAACTTTCAATCTCACCGGCATGGGATGCAGTGCAAGCCTCATTTCCATCAATCTTGTGGAGAACTTTTTCAAGTCAAAAAAGAATGCTTTCGCTGTTGTGGTGACTTCTGAGTCCATAGCTCCAAACTGGTATTCTGGGAAAGACAAGTCGATGATTCTCACCAACTGCTTGTTCCGCTGCGGAGGAAGCTCAATTCTCCTGACAAacaacagagcttttaaagatcGAGCAAAAATGAGGTTGAACTGCCTGGTTCGTACTCATTTGGGAGCTAGTGATGAAGCACACACCTGCTGCATGCAAAAGGAGGATGATCAAGGGACACTTGGATTTTTTCTTGGTAAGAACCTCCCGAAGGTTGCGGCTCGGGCTTTTACCAAGAATATAGCGGTATTAGCACCAAAAGTTATGCCATTAACAGAGCTTATCAGGTATGCAGCATTGAAATATATGAAAAGAGCAGCCGTTCTGAATCTTAAAGCCGGAATAGATCATTTCTGTATACATCCCGGCGGGACGGCTGTGATCGAAGAAATTAGGAAGGGTTTGGGGCTAACTGATAATGATGTGGAGCCATCTAAAATGACGCTTCATCGATTTGGAAACACGTCAGCAAGCAGCCTCTGGTATGTGTTGGGGTACATGGAGGCAAACAAGAGGTTAAGGAAAGGGGACAAAGTTTGGATGATCAGTTTTGGTTCTGGTTTCAAGTGCAATAGTTGTGTGTGGGAAGTTGTTCAGGATTTGGCGGATGGAAATGTGTGGGAGGATACAATTGCTGGCTACCCTCTAAAGACCACAGCCAATCCTTACATGCAGCAATATGGTTGGATCTATCAAGAGAAACCTGAGTCATACAAAGGTGAAGAACCCAAGAATTGCAGTGTCTGAAGACAAACATGTATTGGGGGTAAAATGGAGTGTTTTGATGTTCTGTGGGGATTAAAACTAGCAGTTACAAATAAGATATTTGCTTCCATGTCCTCAATCAAAGGAAGGAAATGATATTAGTTGAATCCAGTATCAACATTAATATCTGCTCATGAAGACTCCTAAGTGATGGTGTTCATCCAAGTATGTCCACAACATATTGACAACATAATGACTCTAGAATATTCCTCCCAAATAAGAATCATTATATCTAACCATAACATGGATTATAACGCCACAAAGTAACATTGCACAAGTAAAAGTGAAAAGATACATAATCTCGGTCACATAGATCACAACCTTTCAGCAGGCTCCTCTCAAGTATCAGCAgaaaagaaaatatataattttttaaatcctCCATCTAGCTTAAACTGACCAACGTAATAATATTGCTACTCAtctatcacaaaaacaacattgCTCTTCTTTCCAAAATAATGTGTTGTATGATCTACCACCTGCACAGAACAAAAAGACATAATTAGTCATTACCGTGAGCGGGTGTTTCCAAACAGTGGCATGAAGAAAAAACTCAGTAAGTTCTAGCAAGTGTCAATACTAGGTTAATAACCTGTCAAACATTGGTTTATCTCTTTAAACATGCTGAATAATTAACAAGATTACTATAACTAAAAGCCGGAAAATCAGATTGGTCagtataatgaaaatttttaaaaaccccCCAAGTGTATCTGCATCACATCTATAAAATGGCTGACTTCCAGGGAAGCAAAGATACGGATTCCAAGCCAACTTGAAAGTATACACAAAACCCTTTTTAACCAAAAGAAATTAGAGAAAATGATTCCAATTGAAAATGAGGAACAAGCCTAGGATAGTTACAAGATAAAGATAAAATAGAAGCATCAAGCATCTTATGTGGATCTGACTATGTTTGAGCTTCAGCCAATGTGAAGCTCTATAACTTCAAACAATGGCATTGCTAAATATTCTCACAAACAACAGTACCCCAGAGGAACTTATAATGTTGTCTGCCAGAAGGCCCAGAACACTAAAACTCGAATCAGAGATAGCAATTCAGTGATAAGAATCTAAGCGAATGAATTTAAATTTGATGATCAGATTAATAGattgataataataatttcaatgTATTAGTCAGAAAATTTTGGATAATCTAAAATTAGTACCTTTGTCAACTTAACTCAAGGCAGCCTTATGTAGCAGAATGTTTCAGTTTATTTTTTCCATAATAGTTCCTCAGAGCAAAATCAATGTTTCCAAAAAACTGACAGGTGATCAAGTAAATGAATTGCGATAATACGTTCTTTGAGCACGAGCACTGTTGATAATTTTTTCATGCCTTATGGTCCATCAATCCTAGTTTTTATTGTTAAATTAACTTACCTTTACAGAATACTGTCCCCATTTATACAACTTTCGAAACAACTTAAGAAAGTTAGCACTAACAATGTCAAACAAGAATCAGTAATTACAGCACTGGAGTTAAAAGCAAGAAATGCTCACATTTGTATTGCTCAATTCCAGattatagaagtccattgtttTGTGCAGGAATAATGGGCCAGCATGCCATGTACCCTTATTAAGCTTCAAAAACTTGGGACCTGATATTTTAAAAACTCGCACATCATCGACAGCAGGAGGGACATAGAAATGACCACAACGTGATTGCAAAATGTCTGCTCCAACGACGCCCTTGATTTCACCTGGACCAACAAGAGATGGCTTTGCAACTCCAAGATACCATGAATGACCACCAATTGAACCAAGGCACTGGGTCACTCCGGCGTGGTGTGTAATCGAGGAAAATTTTAGAGGCCTGTCTTCTAGATGCATGATATACAGCCTGGTAAAAATGCAACAAATGATATTTAACCATCATTTATACCAAAGTGTATAATTTAGTAGGCCAAGCAGAACTAGAGCAAAGAAAAAAACTAGAAGAAGTTGACTAGAATCAAAAGCAGCACATCATTCGACATGAATTAACGGCTGACTTATACAGCAAAGTTGCATGGCTTATATTCGCAAGAACAAATCTTTAGACAAAGGTGAACAAAATATTACTCAATAAAAATCAGATaatctcatcataatcaataaCAGCAAAATCACAAATGAACAAGAAATCCGCAATCACATAATTTGATACCGTCCCACATGAAATCCAAACACTTTCAGCAAATTTAACTCACTTCAGTAACGACATTACCCGTTTCCCAATTGAATGTAGTTTAGATATCAAAACTCTAATTTCTAAAGTGACgatgtaatataaataaagtCATAATCTAGTTCGGGAAGACCTCGGTATCCCACGGGAGAGGTCGAGCTGCGCGTCTTGGGGTCCGAACTCGTCGCCGTCCGGCAAGGCTTCGACCACTTGCCCGAATTCATGGAAGGACTCCGGAGTTGCTTCGATGGGATTCAGCTTAATCTCCTTCAAGTCGTTCGAGGTTGTCGCCATGCCGAGAAAATGGACGCAGCAACGGTGCTTCTACCACCATTGCCACACAAATCCTTTTTACAtgatgggttttttttttt
Coding sequences within:
- the LOC140871884 gene encoding 3-ketoacyl-CoA synthase 12-like; translation: MQNHTIHLLIRTKIQPLFVPPTLDSTAFFQLKKKKRLGTHTHTRTHTCVGVCLCVYIDRCYHSHILIEKRMEALMISLSIFSLLVFLFILYELAAQTRDQCCYLLHFECHKPSNDRKISTKFCGDIITRNKKLGLQEHQFLLRAIVNSGIGEDTYGPRNIIEGRENSPTLRDGILEMDEFFIQTLDQLFQKTNVSPREIDLLVVNVALLAPIPSLTSRIINRYKMRHDVKTFNLTGMGCSASLISINLVENFFKSKKNAFAVVVTSESIAPNWYSGKDKSMILTNCLFRCGGSSILLTNNRAFKDRAKMRLNCLVRTHLGASDEAHTCCMQKEDDQGTLGFFLGKNLPKVAARAFTKNIAVLAPKVMPLTELIRYAALKYMKRAAVLNLKAGIDHFCIHPGGTAVIEEIRKGLGLTDNDVEPSKMTLHRFGNTSASSLWYVLGYMEANKRLRKGDKVWMISFGSGFKCNSCVWEVVQDLADGNVWEDTIAGYPLKTTANPYMQQYGWIYQEKPESYKGEEPKNCSV
- the LOC140871886 gene encoding uncharacterized protein — its product is MATTSNDLKEIKLNPIEATPESFHEFGQVVEALPDGDEFGPQDAQLDLSRGIPRLYIMHLEDRPLKFSSITHHAGVTQCLGSIGGHSWYLGVAKPSLVGPGEIKGVVGADILQSRCGHFYVPPAVDDVRVFKISGPKFLKLNKGTWHAGPLFLHKTMDFYNLELSNTNVVDHTTHYFGKKSNVVFVIDE